In Nostoc sp. GT001, a genomic segment contains:
- a CDS encoding family 10 glycosylhydrolase, producing MAIIETRGIWLTTTDSKVLRSKQGIAEAMDLLAETGFNVVFPVVWNKAVTLYPSQIMQQTFGVEIDPMSVDRDPLEEVVVEARRVGLKVIPWFEYGFASSYNLNGGVLLQKKPEWAARDCNGNLLKKNGFEWLNALDAQVQEFLLNLVLEVVKNYDVDGVQGDDRLPALPSEGGYDEGTVSRYCQEFNRNPPQNHKDRQWLQWRADILSEFLARLYQEVKAVNPNLLVAIAPNIYDWAFQEYLQDSPTWLKRGIVDMIQPQIYRRDFRSYAAIADKLVNQQFTDAILPKLAPGILMKLGSYCISSEYLVQAIEYNRQLGIQGEVFFFYEGLRENNNTLAKVLRNGPYAKSASFPTLSDLSAGGVSHKKTSSIWPGLQRVLKKIF from the coding sequence ATGGCAATAATAGAAACCCGTGGTATTTGGCTGACTACTACTGATAGTAAGGTTCTCAGGTCAAAGCAAGGCATTGCTGAGGCGATGGATTTGCTCGCCGAAACGGGATTTAATGTGGTGTTTCCCGTTGTTTGGAATAAGGCAGTAACTTTATATCCTAGTCAAATAATGCAGCAGACATTTGGAGTCGAAATTGACCCGATGTCTGTAGACCGTGACCCTTTAGAAGAGGTGGTAGTTGAGGCGCGGCGAGTTGGGTTGAAAGTCATTCCTTGGTTTGAATACGGTTTTGCCAGTTCCTACAATTTGAATGGTGGTGTACTTTTACAGAAAAAACCGGAATGGGCTGCACGTGATTGTAACGGCAACTTACTGAAGAAAAACGGCTTTGAGTGGTTGAATGCCCTCGATGCACAGGTGCAAGAATTCTTGTTGAACTTGGTACTGGAAGTTGTAAAGAATTATGATGTGGATGGTGTTCAAGGAGACGATCGCTTGCCAGCATTACCCTCTGAAGGTGGCTATGATGAGGGAACTGTCAGCCGCTATTGCCAGGAATTTAATCGCAATCCACCACAGAACCACAAGGATAGGCAATGGTTACAGTGGCGTGCAGATATTCTCAGTGAGTTTTTGGCGCGTCTCTACCAGGAAGTGAAAGCGGTGAATCCTAATTTATTAGTAGCGATCGCACCTAATATCTATGATTGGGCATTCCAGGAATATCTGCAAGATTCACCCACATGGCTGAAGCGGGGAATTGTTGATATGATTCAGCCGCAGATTTATCGCCGTGACTTTAGGAGTTACGCTGCGATCGCTGATAAACTGGTAAACCAGCAGTTCACAGATGCGATACTGCCCAAGTTAGCACCAGGAATACTGATGAAGCTTGGCTCTTACTGTATTAGTTCAGAATATCTGGTGCAGGCAATTGAATACAATCGTCAACTTGGCATTCAAGGAGAGGTATTCTTTTTTTACGAAGGTTTGCGCGAAAATAATAATACCCTAGCTAAAGTTTTGCGAAATGGGCCTTACGCTAAATCTGCATCATTTCCCACTCTGTCAGATTTGAGTGCGGGTGGTGTGAGTCACAAGAAAACATCTTCTATTTGGCCAGGGTTGCAAAGGGTGTTAAAAAAGATTTTTTAA
- a CDS encoding DUF2358 domain-containing protein produces MESQFSVEHVIKTLKEDLPTLFEKDISYQIYTQDIYFQDPVNTFKYKFNYRIIFWTLRFHARLFFTQIHFDVHEVYQSAEDTILAKWTVRGVLRVPWKAGLLFNGYSTYKLNQDNLIYEHIDTWDRKPGEILRQFWQREGDS; encoded by the coding sequence GTGGAATCTCAATTTTCGGTGGAACATGTAATTAAGACTTTAAAAGAGGATTTACCGACACTTTTTGAAAAAGATATTTCATATCAAATTTATACACAGGATATCTATTTTCAAGATCCGGTGAATACATTCAAATACAAATTTAATTATCGCATTATATTTTGGACTTTACGATTTCACGCTCGGCTATTTTTTACCCAAATTCACTTTGATGTACATGAGGTTTATCAGTCAGCCGAAGACACGATTTTAGCAAAGTGGACGGTGCGGGGAGTGTTGCGCGTTCCCTGGAAAGCAGGGTTGCTTTTTAATGGCTATTCAACATATAAACTCAATCAAGATAATTTGATATACGAGCATATCGACACCTGGGATAGAAAGCCAGGGGAGATTTTACGGCAGTTTTGGCAAAGGGAAGGAGATAGTTAG